The Xyrauchen texanus isolate HMW12.3.18 chromosome 49, RBS_HiC_50CHRs, whole genome shotgun sequence genome contains the following window.
TTCCCTAGAGTCATAGGAGCAATAGACTGCACACATGTTGCAATCTCCACAGCTCTAGGAGAACATGAGGCAGATTATGTGAACAGAAAGTCCTTTCACAGCCTTAATGTTCAGGTATTTGAAAAAtgtgaagttatttttatttgcattgagaTCAATCTTTAAATAAGTAACTAACagatagtatatagtatatttttcaatattctagtatgtttttatatattttcagtatgtttttatatatcaaaatacttatatgagtttccaggcctttctgtgacccaggagagagcattttagtgaggttactaaaagtgttgatgctgcagagaacacagaGAATGGTTGATATCCTTGAATAACAGGTGTATACCTTAAAACCCCTTTAAAAACCTTcaaaaacagcatgcatttcTGTTAATTAGCAGCATTCTGACATATACCCTTGATGTATTTCTTAGATATCTCTGATATGTTATGTctctggcatggtgttttgccttaatgagttaaatatctttggagcttgtattttctttcattaatcaaatgataatgcgaaggaacaaacaaggccgcctcattataaTGGTTTGCTGAAATGTGGGTGAAAAGTAAAAGGTATATGGTGAGGACAACGCTGTTTGTCTCTTACACAAATGTTTCTAGGTTGAAGTGttcttaccatgaactatgacatatgttCAAATTACCAAttaccagctgatgtatgttttttaaaaaatagacaggtgggggattttccaccaatatttaattaacgaaggaaataaaacatattggtggtgagagaaagagacaagggtaataatcccattggtcagaTAATGGgcaacaagataacaaaaaggtatataactgagaacttaggataatgggtcagaacggacagctggccggtctcatgtttgttggtgttcaataaactacaattttggcatctggaactcaagactccgagagttttcttacaacttagagagattcatcgcgatattccacgacaataggacaattatttactgtacatttcatctGCAGATGACTTGTGATCATGAATGCATGATCACAAGTTTGGATGCCAAATGGCCTGGCTCAGTGCATGACTCACGAATTTTCCGTGAGTCTATTTTGTGTCAGCGCTTTGAGGAAGGCAAGTTAAAATTGGTACAGTacactttaaagttttaatttgaaaagcttacacattttttcccttttctgttctatgacagggctttttgatggcctgTTGGTAGGAGATCGAGGTTATGCATGCCAGAGGTTTTTGCTAACCCCCTATCCTGACCCTCAGACAGGGCCACAAAACCGCTTCGATGTGGCCCTCAGTAAAACCAGGGTCAAGATCGAGATGACCTTTGGCATCCTAAAGGCACGTTTCAACTGCCTTAGGCGTTTAAGAGTGTCACCAGAGCGGGCATCACAGATAGTGGCTGCATGTGCCATTCTGCACAATATAGCCACTATCAGAAAGGAGCGAGTACCACCACAAAACCAGCTTCTCCCTGATGAAATTGACCCCATCACAAGTGACCACCCAGCTGGCGCAGCTGTCAGAGATGCAatcacaacacaatattttacttaataaaagcacACTGACACTGCTTATAGGTCTCAAACTGTTTTATTGGTCAtgtggctagggaggaaagagagaaagaaaaatgacattaataaacattcataGTGTTCATACAGGGtaacttggttaaaaaaaaaaaaaaaagaaaagttcacatactgagatctgttttttccagctgtttgatctccaatttaatttttgtaatttggAGCCTCCTCAGCTCACAGTCCAGCTCCTTCAGTGAACAGTCTAGTTCTAGACTCCTTTTGTAAAGGGCCCTGACTGAGTCTGTTTCCACCTGAAACAATTCCACCACAAACAATCATTACACGTTTTCTGGAGGTTGATCAAATCACAAAAAGTGCCATGACTTTCTACAAACATAGGACTGACTGTAATTAAGGGTTTAAAGCATTACCTTGTTCACATTCCTTCTGAAGCCCATTGAGGTAGAGGCTTCAGTTTCTGGGGCAGGTTGTGAAAAATCCTACAATAAAAGAGATGTGTAAGAGCCAGTCATTTAATTATGACATTCAAATGTGTGCTATAATAAAAAGCCCAGTGCATTCACCTCAGCAACTGTCTCTGAAGACACCGACAGAGTGTCTTCATCATTTGGTTCACCCTATAAATTGAAGGCcaatttaaatcaaaattgttATAAAGCAGGTTATGTTCATTGTGTTCTGTCAGGTGTACTGACCTCTGTGCAGGAGACTGTGTGCTGGCTTCAACAGGGACACTGTATTTCCCTCTACTGTGCAGAACATAGAGTCagccatatttaacttttttttaaaaacattagtaATGCATTGCACACACATACCCAGTGTCACTTGCTTAGAGGAGCCAGCACCAGGGTCAGACTGTACAGCACTTGCAATCCCATCCATAATCGGCCGCCCCTTGTTGTTACTCAGTGCCAACTCCTCCGCCACAGTGTATTCTGGAGGAGGTGGCCCTCCCCCAGTTTTCCTTATGTCACACTTTTATCTGTTTGCTGCAAACAAGTGTTTGTGATTAAATGTTCACAAAAGTAATAAAAGGTTTtggtaaatactcaccactttgaattatatttttatattttgttttgatctGCTGCCAAGAACGTTTGGAGTTGGGGTTGCATCTAAAAATCAATGAATATCAATCTTTCTTAGGATGTAATAGCCTATACATTCACACTTTacatacatctacacacacacacacacttatgtatgcatgtatatatcagcacgaatacacattttaattttagcatttaatacatttttaatatgattatcctacataaatttacattaattgtttaactttgCCTACGCATTAACGCAATCAGCAATCTTCCTCCAAGATTGTTCTCTTGCTTTGGCAGCAGATACAGTGTTACTGCGTGCTTGAAAAACACTCCTATATTCttcatatttctgaataataatctCTTGCTCCTGCGCGGAAAAATATATAGCTCTCGCTCTATCCATATCGAACGCGATTGGTTGTTCAGTGTCGACGTCACTCTTTTATGTGCATGCGCGTGTGGAGTAATCATAGCTtaaggatcaaagcctgagttgacagagaaagttgatgagctgcgtCATGGTACCAATAAAGCCTGATTACATCGGTTTGGTTTTGTCGACTCAAAACCAATCCTGTAACCCCGAGTTTGTTCAACTACCATCATGGTACAAGCCCCTGGGTTCACACTTAAATCATAAACATGACATGTCATacattttatgatacattttacattttgacacatAGAATAGGTTATAACTACTTATGTCTCTTCTGTAAACACTTTCAAATGAAAAATTTGCATTGACAGCTTCTTGCAAGGATTGTAAAAATTGACTAATTTGATATCTCCTCTGGGACTACATATTTCTATTACTATACTCATTTGGAAAATTTACTCTTCTACATGCTAGAGTATCCTTAATAAATGTTACACATCCTACACCTTGTTTTCCCAATTCTGTCACACCTAATAGAGCTGTAACCTGGTATGACAAATTTCAAGTGTGGTCTTAATCATGTAGGCTATCTTGTAAACAAATAACATCAGGTATAACTTTCAGATCAGCTACAACCTTCTTGAACTCTTGCCCATTAGCAATTAAGCTTCTGGAAGATACGAAAAACCATGAGGAAGCTCGTCGCCTGGAGACAGTCCATCATAAACTACGTTTTCATCCAAGGATTTTtagcaaaaaatgttttaccgcatcaaaataaaactgatggaaacgcacattatcgctaaaatgtcacaaatgtcgtcataatatttttccgtttaactcaagtgcataaactctatgtcgatgcaacaaatgtaaaaaaaaaaaatggtttggaaacactttttgtagataaaattggcattaacgcaaaaaagTAGTTTCACGTGAAAGAGTTTGCCCAAATCGTTAGCCTGTATTAATCATAatagtattgaaagccaattgtAAATATCaagcaaaagtataaaatataggaATGTCTCTAACCACTTGCATCAACGttgaacaaattaatggccactgtttgtgattaatttaatcgcagtatccatccatttatttattaaagtttcttttccacaccattcaaaataatagacggtaGTTACGGAGTTAGCCAACAgtacaaaaaaacatataatttttgtgcataaagatgttttaaattaagaataaatacacaatactaggtgaaAAGCTTCAGCGTGCTTTAGccaacacttacagcccaattctattaaattattgtttagtctacttttgaaaaaatgccagcaaaatcccctgtattaaattaaattaattaccaaacgaaaaacattatttttagacCTTTATATGGcttttcttttctcaaacttaaattagatttaccctgttctgtagacaagTTGGCTGAATGATGTTCTCAGAATATTcttcacttttttcaagactataaactatcagaactctTTTTCCaatgcttttgaacattttaaaacgtttaattatttttttttactgcttttactgcatttactgcttcttcagataatataaatttgcattttgaagctaaaataaatttgaatcataatcaagttcagttggtcattaaaagttgctgaaGAAATAtgagggacataatgcagttgtgatggcgatgcttttgattagatgattgttcaaaatatttgaatatcaAGAATGTATCATCTGTAGGcctaaaccctgatattacaccgcatcatttatttattttttttaatagctgtgcacacctcATATACACATCGAATGATGGTCCTtttactgagacagaaagtttccgccacaacttggtgcaggttgccagcttgaacagggccatgacgatccgctttcgggtcggaactGGTGCCCAGGGACAGGTGGGGGGGTCGTGTAGCTTTTACTCCGCCTTTCGATTCCTTTATTATCTTATCCATCTTCATTGCCAAAGGTACATCATAAATAGGCCTAACACCTCTAAGCTTTGCTGCATTCCCTTGGATATGAGCACTGATCCTTTCTCCATTCCGTGTTTTCGCTCTGAAAAATATATCTCTTTGCATTTGATCTTTAGCAAAAACCAAAAGCCTCCCGTTACTTAAATATTTAGTGAACTTGATTTTGACCATTTCTCTCACAATAGCTTTCAGCAGTTTAAGTAGGTGAAAATGCCCCCTCTTTTAAAACGTTATCATCACTTTACATTCAGTTTGTTCATCCTACTTCCTCACACTTGTCTTTGTAACCTTCACTTTTTTGGCCATGTCGCCACCTCCAAATCGGAGGTTCCTTTTTCTAGTTACATCCTACCATGACATACTTCGCTATTTCGGTGATCCGTAGCTAATTGCTAATAATAATCCGCCAAATCTACCTCCGCTTTCTAAACTTTCCACCACACCGACACAGCCACGCCGCTTCCTGACCGACTTctgtcattttattaatttgtcCATGTTCTGTGCTTTTGTTACGGCAGATGGCGCTGTTGACTTGAATAAGAGCTCGTTGAAAACGAACACGGTTTCTGTGCTCGATTATTTCAGTCTTTCTGTATCTGAACTCAGGAAGACAAATCAAGCTGATTTATCACGCGCTCAGCAAATAGTTTGACTGCTTTACCGCAAAAATGGtgagaaattaaattatttattcgaTAACTGACTGAAATTCTGCtaatggagaatttttttttgtacaaatagTGTTTAAACTTTGAGAGTACGATGCTTTTACTCATTTTGTTGGAGTAAGTGGATAAGAATGAGTAAGCGAAAGAGAGACAAACTCACAATAAACACACTATGTTATTAATTACTGCTGTTTATATACTACTGTTAGTACATATAAACGCATCGGGTGGTTAAATAAAACAAGGGAAGTTATTTCGTTGAGAAATAAAGTTTCTCCGTGTCTCATTGAAATAGTTGAGAGGCCGCAGCTTTCGCTGCCGTTTTCGTTTGTTTCCTCACCTCATGAACACATTAATCTGAAACGAAGTCACACAACATTATTGTATTCCGTTAAACGCGGAAAACAAACGGTGATGAGATGTTTCGTGTAGTTTGAGTTCAGCAGGAGAGATGACTGTGAATCTGAGAACATTGAGTtctaataaaacaattaattaaacttaaatatGATTGTGAGAGAGTCCATTTACGCTCTTACATTCATGAGTTTCGAGAATATAAGGATTTTACTCTGGTTACATGTCTCTGTTTTCACAGTTTCGGAATCAATATGACAATGATGTGACCGTGTGGAGTCCACAGGTAAACACGCTTGAAACCTCTGACTGTCAGATACGTGTTGTGTtaggtgtgtgtgagtttattcATCTGTTTGTATGGTTGTGTACTCAGGGTCGTATTCATCAGATTGAGTATGCGATGGAGGCAGTGAAACAAGGATCAGCCACTGTTGGACTCAAATCACGCAGTCATGCTGTGGTCGTGGCCCTCAAGGTACATTACTGTTAAAATGCGCATGTCGGCTACACTTTACCACACTTAACAGGCTCACTGATCCACTACACATGTTAAGCACACTGCATCACATTGTATGTTTCCATTACACTAAGAATGCGTGACCAGGGTTAAGAGATTGAGTTATGTGATGAGTTCTGTTGTTTCATGTGTTGTGTTGTAGAGAGCTCAGTCAGAACTGGCCGCCCACCAGAAGAAGATCCTTCATGTTGACAATCATGTGGGCATTTCCATCGCTGGACTGACTGCAGATGCCAGACTCCTCTGGTAAGTCAATCCCAAGAACATCAGCAGTCAATATTTCAACATCTCAAAATGCTGTGGTCTTTAAAACACAACCATCATGCTCGTGACATGAGAAATGTCCATGAAGAATGTGTAGGAAATCGCTCCACATGACAGCTGAAAATTTGATGTTACTGAAAACCAAGCAGTTTTTTACAGGTTTGTTGATGTTCTTGTCTGATGTGCCTCACTTTCCCTTGACAGTAATTTCATGCGTCAGGAGTGTCTGGACTCGAGATTTGTGTTTGACAGACCACTTCCTGTTTCTAGACTGGTCTCACTCATTGGAAGCAGTATCCTTTTATCTGAGAAGCACCATGAGAATCACATCTATATATCAATTCTTGTAATGTCATTTCTACATTTGTGTCATTTTTCTTGAACGATGTCGTAGAAACTCAGATTCCCACCCAGCGGTATGGCAGGCGACCATATGGAGTTGGGCTGCTGATTGCAGGATATGATGTAGGTACAGGGTACAGTGTCCATTATATACCTCCCCATTTATCTGCATCAGTTCTCAGTAGTGATGCTCTGATCGATGGGTCACAAATCAGTATCGGCTGATATTCACGTCCTATGACTCGATCTGTAATTTGGCTGATCGCATAAACTGATCGCTCATTTCGCAAAAGATGCGCGGCTCATTTAAGACTTCAGCAGCACTGATATGGCTTAAAGTGTGTTATAAgacaacaaacttgattcagcagTTAATAATTATGCAGTGTTAGAGGTATTGCAAATATGAAAAGTAGGGCTGAGTATCGAGTTTGATAAATTTTAGGCACTGACTGAATTGCCTCTAAATtatcgagtatcgaaaaatgtcttgtcgtttggtaccaaatttcgatacctaaagGGTTAATCTCGAATGTTATAAGTATCagtgctaacactgttctacattacagagaaatactaaaccataataatgagccttttaaaatatcatttttacaagcgcacgcacgaaGTGAGCCGCagcagtaatgattctgaatgtgtcggaaaaaccagcaagagactgtctgaacattttgttaatttatagagagaaatgcacattcgggttgagcaaacagCCGATGGATCTcaggatcaatgatggtcagagtgattgccaagagctgatgcctttgaccatgccATGacaatatttggctcgttttcccattaatctattaaactattattaagaaacacactttattatattattaagtacagatgacagaaaagccgtatatgggcatatatgacgcgctgatacagaggcgtgTGGTTTTGTGGAACGCATCTAAGGAcctcacactttgtttctgccttccgatttttatttagtatttgttttatgagtgctgcaaatgacctctcAGGTCAGGgtgtgctttgagttcagttcactttatttccacagagcagtttattgtgaatgcAAATCTGCAgcctttaaaataatacaaactatataaaataatacaaaatgtataatataatacaaaaacacgttcacctcgaaccaggatttattattatcatcattatatttatttttacatttataattgtttttatgtcttcatttctgTAAGTATttttccgcctgcatgtttagacagattcttgcctgatggtaaatggaaaggtggttacatatatttaattgcttttttgtttggagtgcaatttgaatttagaaatgtatgtgctttaattttttagttttttttaaataaatgtatttcattttcaatgcaaaatcaataaagcaagaatattcacttaGCCAAGAGGTTTCGAtgtaattctatatatatatatatatatatatatatatatatatatatatatgggctgtggatttaacgcgttaattcggtgcgattttaattttacaaaaaataatgcgttaaaatatCCACAATCGCAATGccaagaaatgcaagcttgtagtacctcctgtttactccagagggcagtaagttaaacttcagctgtatgaaaaCGCACCGTTTATAAAGTGAAGAAAACATatttcagcagcaacaacacagacatgcgttacgttctttcgttcaaaacacttggagtgcaaatccgaactaagtaatctcaagatgtgtttaaagattgaatattaaactatatttaacttgaaacattgaactaaaaatgttatgtttatgatgcaacgcacacgAGAcattacacaagcatgtctgatgcaggggtagattgacaggctcttaaacaagccctcataataaatctcaaactgattgacaaattcacttgtgtaatggattgctgtgaatgccaatgattgacttatgatcaataatatggtagtaaacaatacattgtattctaaaactgtttttgtattgtcttattaatgattaactcttctgccacaagattgtaatgcatttgaattatttgaatatgttatattagttaaatatttaaagataactatgtataattcttttcatcattatgtattgaattattgttacatgatgagctttctcaccaaatatttgtatatccgattaatcgggacaccatgtaattaattagattaaaatttttaatcgattgacagccataatactgccctacaaaggcaaaacgccgtaacctcatgtttggtcaaaaatgagttaatgtcatttttggggtattcaagacctcctttatcatgtgaataaatatcgtgagtcaatttgattgttttaacgagaaattaaagggctatgacaaccgtaacatccaaaaccatacgagaaaccacagcagaacgctgtaacagttgttacggctcttagcctttgttccggcacgcttaagttgagttaaggtgttctgatttttttcgcctggcatcaagagagatgttacggtgccgctgtgatgttactgtactctggctttgtcatactgtcaaagattaccgctcttttattgtcaccaaaccgcgtaacatacacacgacacatctttgaaataaagtgtagactgccgactgcttgtttgtattattactctgtgatagcgatgtgatagggcgacggttcagatctgtcaatgccagtgacagcccggagctagctaaatttaatctgtgtcacgtaaattagcgctaacgctGACACTctcctcacatcagatgctgaaaaccaaatattaaatacagaggcatcctacctttccatgcaatccgatataatccatagaagatataatccatagcaatgcacgtcatctgctgtat
Protein-coding sequences here:
- the LOC127640497 gene encoding putative nuclease HARBI1: MASPFLPNPVDISSQIVRRALRRERVFRDRQNPFDFPDTYLYERYRFSAEGMSYLCELLEPHITNVTRRSHALTVPQMVCISVAFLASGTYLYAVGDAENLGKNTVCRTIRKVVLALQGYINSFIVFPGHLSTMSIKEGFYKIAGFPRVIGAIDCTHVAISTALGEHEADYVNRKSFHSLNVQMTCDHECMITSLDAKWPGSVHDSRIFRESILCQRFEEGLFDGLLVGDRGYACQRFLLTPYPDPQTGPQNRFDVALSKTRVKIEMTFGILKARFNCLRRLRVSPERASQIVAACAILHNIATIRKERVPPQNQLLPDEIDPITSDHPAGAAVRDAITTQYFT
- the LOC127640738 gene encoding proteasome subunit alpha type-1 produces the protein MFRNQYDNDVTVWSPQGRIHQIEYAMEAVKQGSATVGLKSRSHAVVVALKRAQSELAAHQKKILHVDNHVGISIAGLTADARLLCNFMRQECLDSRFVFDRPLPVSRLVSLIGSKTQIPTQRYGRRPYGVGLLIAGYDDMGPHIFQTCPSANYFECKAMSIGARSQSARTYLERHMDSFLDCNLNDLVQHGLRALRETLPTEQDLTTKNVSIGIVGKEIEFTIYDDDDVASFLEGLEERPQRRVAAAADEAAPAAPDEPMEH